GAGTTGCGCTATGAAATTCACGCCGGGCTTCCCTCGTCATTTCCTCCGCCATGCGCTTGTGGCTCTGAGTCAGTTCATGTGCCGTGGCTTCGTGTTCCTGCTGCTCGTCAGTGGCTCGGCAGCCGCTACAGTGAAGCACGCGCAGCCCGAAAATTACCGTCGCTTGCTGACCACGCTGAAGCCTGGAGACACGCTCGTGCTCGCAGCCGGTGTGTATGAGCGGGGATTGCCGGTCAGCGACAGCCATGGCACGCCCGAGGCGTGGATCACGATTCAAGGACCGGAGGAAGGTGTGGCGGAGATTCGACAGACTCAGGTGGCGAATTGTGTCGAGTTGAAACAGTGCAGCCATGTGGCCTTGAAGAAGCTCTCCATCCTCGGTGGCGGTCCGCAGGGCATTTCCGGCCTGTTTGGCATCAGCGCCCAGGGCGGGCTGAAAAACTCGGTGCACCACATCCTCATCGAAGACTGCATCATCAGCGATTGGAATACCTCGCAGCAGGCCGTCGGCATTTCCACGAAGACACCGACGTGGGATTGGACCATCCGGCGAAACATCATCCGCAATTGCGGCACGGGCCTCTACCTCGGCAACTCGAACGGCGCTGATCCCTTCATTCGAGGTGTCATCGAGCACAACCTCGTTCAAGACCCGATCGGCTACTGCATGGAGATCAAGTTTCAGAAAACGCGGCCTGTGATCGACGGGATGCCGACCACCGCCAGCCGCACGATCATCCGGCACAATGTCTTCATCAAAAACGACGCGCCCAGCCCCGATGGCGACCGTGCAAATTTGCTCGTCGGCGGCTTTCCTGACAGCGGCCCCGGCTCCGACGACCTGTATGAGATCTACGGCAACTTTCTCTGGCACAATCCGCGTGAATCGCTGCTGCAAGCTTCGGGTCGCGTCTCGATCCATGACAATGTCTTTGCCGACTGCCC
Above is a genomic segment from Prosthecobacter sp. containing:
- a CDS encoding right-handed parallel beta-helix repeat-containing protein; the protein is MKFTPGFPRHFLRHALVALSQFMCRGFVFLLLVSGSAAATVKHAQPENYRRLLTTLKPGDTLVLAAGVYERGLPVSDSHGTPEAWITIQGPEEGVAEIRQTQVANCVELKQCSHVALKKLSILGGGPQGISGLFGISAQGGLKNSVHHILIEDCIISDWNTSQQAVGISTKTPTWDWTIRRNIIRNCGTGLYLGNSNGADPFIRGVIEHNLVQDPIGYCMEIKFQKTRPVIDGMPTTASRTIIRHNVFIKNDAPSPDGDRANLLVGGFPDSGPGSDDLYEIYGNFLWHNPRESLLQASGRVSIHDNVFADCPANAAITVRNHDLPVKLAHIYNNTIYAAARGIRIASAATDGAAIIGNVVFAGEPLSLHNTITNVRENVTGPVADAALHLANPQMTLGSLDLHPKLGSCEGTPLDLSSFADQTAFDLDFSGAAKGERRIRGAYASPATKTGWMLQGSIKPPSASKPKF